A segment of the Fibrobacter succinogenes subsp. succinogenes S85 genome:
TTAACGATGTTGCATACAGTACAGACTTAGTCCTATACAGAGAAAACATACAGAAGAACTCCATTGAAGTTCGTGTTAATACGGAAAATTTAGAATATGGACAGAATTCTCCACGTCGCACAATTGATATCACGATATACAATGAGAACGATGTACATCAATTAAAAAAAGGATTATCCGATTACAAGAATGTTCATTTCACGAACTTCGCTCCTTACGCAGAAAAAAAAGCGGAACCCACAGAAATCAACCATAACATTTGGAAATTCATTATTTACACAAGTGGAAAAATCTATATAGGTCCTGCCAGATGTACAGAATTATCAAATTCATTTAATAATTCAAACACAATAAAAGAAGGAGCATTCATAAGAACAAACAACATTAAAGAAGATATGTACATTTTTCTTCTATTGTACTACAAAAAACTGCAAAAAGATATTTGTCGCTGTCAATTATGTTGGTCTCTAAAAAAAACAAACGGCATTAATAACAATTACATTTGCACACGATACAAAACAAAAGGAACGCCCAAACATCCGCTGCAAGAAAAGAATCCTCCTAAAGAATGCCCTTATTTCAAAGCGGATTTCAACATTTTAAAGCGAGAAAAAGAATTGATAGAAAAAATGAAAATAGTGGAGTTTCAAAACATTCCGCAAAATAAATAAGAGCATCCCCTATTGCACTCGCCATTCCAATAATCTATTTTAAAGCCAAAAGGAATACGCCAAATGACTAAAGAAGAAATTTTAGCGGGAGAATCCGAAATACTCGAATTTAAGAGGGACATTCCCGAGCAGAGTATCAAGTATATGAAAACCGTTGTCGCCTTTGCCAACGGCAAAGGCGGAACAATTGTATTTGGCGTAGATGACAAAACTCGCAAGGTCGTCGGCATAAAGAAGGTCGAAGTGTTTCAAAAGGCAGATGCTATTGCTGACGCCATCTTCAATAGCTGCGAACCAAAAATCAGACCCAACATCAACCTTCAGGAGATTGATAAAAAGTACATCATTGTTGTTACAATTCCCGTAGGCATGCAGCAACCCTACTACATAAAAAGTATGGGCATCACGGATGGAACTTTCGTCCGTGTCGCAGCCACAACGCGTGAAGCTGAGCGTTATATGCTCAAGGAATTGGTTCTTGAAGGGAATAACGAATCATTTGACCAACAGCCCATTGGCGAAAAAGTCGCAAAAGAAGAAATCGACGAACTATGCGATAAAATTTATGATTTCACTTCATCTTCTCTGAGCAAAAAAGAACGTCTCGCTTTGCGTAGACCAACCGTCAATCAACTACAATCGTGGAAATTGCTGAAGAAAGACGGGCGATCTTTGGTAGCAACTAACGGATTTCGGCTTTTGCAGGGAAACGCCGAAGAATATTCCGATGCAAAGATTCAATGTGCGGTATTTAAAGGGACAACGCGAGGCGACTTTTTGAAGCGTCAAAATATGGAAGGTCCGATTTTTGAACAAATTGAAGCCGCGTATCAGTTCGTAATACAAAATCTTCCTGCTCAATCCGAAGTGAAAGGGCTGTTTCGTCACGAAAAATATGCTTTGCCAGAAGCAGCGATCCGTGAAGTTATCGCTAACGCAGTATGCCATCGCAGCTATTTGATCCCCCGAAAAATACAGGTCGCTTTGTATGACGACAGGTTGGAAGTCACATCTCCAGGAACGCTAAACAAGGATATCACATTGGAAAAAATGCGTGAGGGAATGTCAAGCGTTCGTAATAAAGGCATTGCCGAAGCGTTCATTTACATGCGTATCGTAGAAACTTGGGGTAGCGGCATTCCAAATATTTTTAAAGCCATGCAAGAATACA
Coding sequences within it:
- a CDS encoding RNA-binding domain-containing protein, yielding MTKEEILAGESEILEFKRDIPEQSIKYMKTVVAFANGKGGTIVFGVDDKTRKVVGIKKVEVFQKADAIADAIFNSCEPKIRPNINLQEIDKKYIIVVTIPVGMQQPYYIKSMGITDGTFVRVAATTREAERYMLKELVLEGNNESFDQQPIGEKVAKEEIDELCDKIYDFTSSSLSKKERLALRRPTVNQLQSWKLLKKDGRSLVATNGFRLLQGNAEEYSDAKIQCAVFKGTTRGDFLKRQNMEGPIFEQIEAAYQFVIQNLPAQSEVKGLFRHEKYALPEAAIREVIANAVCHRSYLIPRKIQVALYDDRLEVTSPGTLNKDITLEKMREGMSSVRNKGIAEAFIYMRIVETWGSGIPNIFKAMQEYNLPEPEMQDFHGDFRITLSWDRKLPNPTQFLPNPTQFLPNPTQYSEKELLILHALKNTPSITQGELAQSLGMDTNQIKYYLNKLKNGSNPAIRHIGTTRNGYWEVLIEI